A genomic region of Mitsuaria sp. 7 contains the following coding sequences:
- a CDS encoding DUF3455 domain-containing protein, whose translation MTPLSTRPKSATSVLVLLAPVALLGACAMSGPSGSNAPTFSQAGLPAAVQVPDGHKVSMETVGVGKITYECRAKKDMAGQFEWVFVGPDAALNDRRSTMVGKYYGPPATWEARDGSKVTGTQVAVAPASAGSIPLQLVKANPAVGMGAMQGVSYIQRVATKGGVAPQVPCDATGVGQKQVVDYQADYIFWAPVAMR comes from the coding sequence ATGACCCCCTTGTCCACCCGCCCGAAGTCCGCGACGTCCGTCCTTGTCCTGCTGGCGCCGGTCGCGCTGCTCGGCGCCTGCGCCATGTCCGGCCCGTCGGGCTCGAACGCGCCGACGTTCTCCCAGGCCGGGTTGCCGGCCGCGGTCCAGGTGCCGGACGGGCACAAGGTGTCGATGGAGACCGTGGGCGTGGGCAAGATCACCTACGAATGCCGCGCGAAGAAGGACATGGCGGGGCAGTTCGAATGGGTCTTCGTCGGCCCGGACGCCGCCTTGAACGACAGGCGCAGCACCATGGTCGGCAAGTACTACGGTCCGCCCGCGACCTGGGAAGCCCGCGACGGCTCCAAGGTCACCGGCACCCAGGTGGCGGTGGCGCCGGCCTCGGCGGGCAGCATCCCGCTGCAGCTGGTGAAGGCCAATCCGGCTGTCGGCATGGGCGCGATGCAGGGCGTGAGCTACATCCAGCGCGTGGCCACCAAGGGCGGCGTCGCGCCGCAGGTCCCGTGCGATGCCACGGGCGTCGGCCAGAAGCAGGTCGTCGACTACCAGGCCGACTACATCTTCTGGGCGCCGGTGGCGATGCGCTGA
- a CDS encoding PEP-CTERM sorting domain-containing protein: MAHLLSRRPASDLRRAPVFRLSGLALAALLLQTGAASAASFDLCGAVTAAQTLGSGSGQTGALCATGTLTVGGSTVAVTVSGNNATLNNLGSIVQTGTGRVIRDNTGVQNLVIVNGSASNSTASMRAQDADLIQMNKSPASVTLTNWGSMISTNASGGGNQVVDFNAIGSGSNIVNNQAGALMLAYEADAIRPGVNGIVNNAGTIRSVTTTGSSSDGIDFQGNSGITFNNLSGGLLEGGRHGVTGGPDTAIAWTGTINNAAGATIRGMNGAGLNFDGFNALQVITVRNAGLITGNGLTGDGDGVDVDGPLDLVNSGTIRSINAFSPLGSGLAFSEGISAGGGTIRNTGLIEGLVAAGNTNAMGRGISLVGNDITSGPNTGLREALYANATVINGAGGVIRGSSDSAIYIGGLGGSGKLVRIDNQVGGTLIGGGTAAAIRSASDYDTTIVNAGRIDGSASGVAIDLGAGRSTLVVSGGQAVILGDVRGASGAGSATVRFEVGNGNQFSYAGAFSNVNQMQVESGRVVLTGESRNIGTVTLDGGVLELQGDQRLGAAGALEVNGGTLKVSGGNQSFASLALLGSGAFELDGGGLNFASLGSVVAGGVLQVTQVGAGYALRFAGDLSHDASFLSLVAATKINGLAATYRFSNGFTTLGAVPEPSTYAMLLAGIAVLGWRLRKRGAAV; this comes from the coding sequence ATGGCCCATCTTCTGTCCCGCCGCCCCGCCTCCGATCTGCGCCGTGCGCCGGTGTTCCGCCTGAGCGGTCTGGCGCTCGCCGCCCTGCTGCTGCAGACGGGCGCGGCCAGCGCCGCGTCGTTCGACCTCTGCGGCGCGGTCACCGCGGCCCAGACCCTGGGCAGCGGCAGCGGACAGACCGGCGCACTGTGCGCGACGGGCACGCTGACGGTGGGCGGCTCGACCGTCGCGGTGACGGTCAGCGGCAACAACGCGACGCTCAACAACCTCGGCAGCATCGTGCAGACGGGCACCGGCCGCGTGATCCGCGACAACACCGGCGTGCAGAACCTGGTCATCGTCAACGGCAGCGCGAGCAACAGCACGGCGTCCATGCGCGCGCAGGACGCCGACCTGATCCAGATGAACAAGTCCCCGGCCAGCGTCACGCTGACCAACTGGGGCAGCATGATCTCGACGAACGCGTCGGGCGGCGGCAACCAGGTCGTCGACTTCAACGCCATCGGCTCGGGCAGCAACATCGTCAACAACCAGGCCGGCGCGCTGATGCTGGCCTACGAGGCGGACGCGATCCGTCCCGGCGTCAACGGCATCGTCAACAACGCCGGCACCATCCGCTCGGTCACGACGACGGGTTCGAGCAGCGACGGCATCGATTTCCAGGGCAACAGCGGCATCACCTTCAACAACCTGTCGGGCGGCCTGCTCGAAGGCGGCCGTCACGGCGTCACCGGCGGACCGGACACGGCGATCGCCTGGACCGGCACGATCAACAACGCCGCCGGCGCGACGATCCGCGGCATGAACGGCGCCGGGCTGAACTTCGACGGCTTCAACGCGCTGCAGGTGATCACGGTCCGCAATGCGGGGCTGATCACCGGCAACGGCCTGACCGGCGACGGGGACGGCGTGGATGTCGACGGTCCGCTGGACCTGGTCAACAGCGGCACGATCCGCTCGATCAACGCGTTCTCGCCGCTGGGCAGCGGACTGGCCTTCAGCGAGGGCATCTCGGCGGGTGGCGGCACGATCCGCAACACCGGCCTGATTGAAGGCCTGGTCGCGGCCGGCAACACGAACGCGATGGGCCGCGGGATCTCGCTGGTCGGCAACGACATCACCAGCGGCCCGAACACCGGACTGCGTGAGGCGCTCTACGCAAACGCGACGGTGATCAACGGCGCCGGCGGCGTGATCCGCGGATCCAGTGATTCGGCGATCTACATCGGCGGACTGGGCGGCAGCGGCAAGCTGGTCCGCATCGACAACCAGGTCGGCGGCACCCTCATCGGCGGCGGAACCGCGGCGGCAATCCGGTCGGCTTCGGACTACGACACGACGATCGTCAACGCCGGCCGCATCGACGGCAGCGCGAGCGGCGTGGCCATCGACCTGGGCGCGGGCCGCAGCACGCTGGTGGTCAGCGGCGGCCAAGCGGTGATCCTCGGCGACGTGCGCGGCGCCAGCGGCGCGGGCTCGGCGACGGTGCGCTTCGAGGTCGGCAATGGCAACCAGTTCAGCTACGCGGGCGCGTTCAGCAACGTCAACCAGATGCAGGTCGAGAGCGGCCGCGTCGTGCTCACAGGCGAGAGCCGGAACATCGGCACGGTGACGCTGGACGGCGGCGTGCTCGAACTGCAGGGCGACCAGCGGCTGGGGGCCGCCGGCGCGCTGGAAGTGAACGGCGGCACGCTGAAGGTGAGCGGCGGCAATCAGAGCTTCGCGAGCCTGGCGCTGCTGGGCAGCGGCGCGTTCGAGCTCGACGGCGGCGGACTGAACTTCGCTTCCCTGGGAAGCGTCGTGGCGGGCGGCGTGCTGCAGGTGACGCAGGTCGGCGCGGGCTACGCGCTGCGCTTCGCGGGCGACCTCTCGCATGACGCGAGCTTCCTCAGCCTCGTCGCCGCGACGAAGATCAACGGCCTGGCCGCCACCTACCGCTTCAGCAACGGCTTCACGACGCTGGGCGCGGTCCCGGAACCGTCGACCTACGCGATGCTGCTCGCCGGGATCGCAGTGCTGGGATGGCGCCTGCGCAAGCGCGGCGCAGCGGTCTGA